In Doryrhamphus excisus isolate RoL2022-K1 chromosome 21, RoL_Dexc_1.0, whole genome shotgun sequence, a single genomic region encodes these proteins:
- the anxa13 gene encoding annexin A13 isoform X1: MGNCQPTIVPYEDFDVHADIKAIRKACKGLGTDEQAIIDILANRSSDQRQEIKQAYYDKYDDELVDVLKSELSGNFEKAILAMLDPPIVYAVKELRRAMKGAGTDEDVLVEILCTATNADVAMFKECYFQVHERDLEADIEGDTSGDVRNLLMALLQGNRDESYEVDEALAEEDATCLFEAGEGRFGTDESTFSFILASRNYLQLQATFKVYEQLSGTEILDAIESETSGTLKRCYVALVRVAKNPQLYFARRLHDAMKGAGTDEDTLIRIIVVRSEYDLETIKDLYLEKYDVSLKDALKGECSGDFKRLLLAICH, from the exons ATGGGAAACTGCCAG CCCACCATCGTGCCCTACGAGGATTTTGACGTCCACGCCGACATCAAGGCCATCCGCAAAGCCTGCAAAGGACTGG GAACCGACGAGCAGGCCATCATCGACATCCTAGCCAACCGCAGCTCTGATCAACGTCAGGAAATCAAACAGGCGTATTATGACAAATATGACGAC GAGCTGGTCGATGTCCTGAAGAGCGAGCTGTCGGGTAACTTTGAGAAGGCCATTCTGGCCATGCTGGACCCGCCCATCGTTTATGCCGTCAAGGAGCTGAGGAGGGCCATGAAGGGGGCGGGCACGGACGAGGACGTGCTGGTGGAGATCCTCTGCACCGCCACCAACGCg GATGTCGCCATGTTTAAGGAATGCTACTTTCAAG tGCACGAGCGTGACCTGGAAGCAGACATCGAGGGCGACACTAGCGGCGACGTCCGAAACTTGCTCATGGCTCTTCTGCAG GGCAACAGGGATGAAAGCTACGAGGTGGACGAGGCTCTTGCGGAGGAGGACGCCACCTGTCTCTTTGAG GCTGGCGAGGGCCGATTCGGAACCGACGAGTCCACCTTCAGCTTCATCCTGGCCTCCAGGAACTACCTGCAGCTCCAGGCCACCTTCAAGGTGTACGAGCAG TTGTCTGGCACCGAAATTCTGGACGCCATCGAGAGCGAGACTTCAGGCACCTTAAAGAGATGCTACGTCGCTCTCG TGAGAGTCGCCAAGAACCCGCAGCTGTACTTTGCCAGACGTCTTCACGATGCCATGAAGGGGGCGGGGACTGATGAGGACACGCTCATTCGCATTATTGTGGTCCGCTCTGAG TATGACCTGGAGACCATCAAAGACCTCTACCTGGAGAAGTACGACGTGTCCCTGAAAGACGCGCTGAAGGGCGAGTGCAGCGGCGACTTCAAGCGCCTCCTGTTGGCCATCTGCCACTGA
- the LOC131109063 gene encoding coiled-coil domain-containing protein 106-like — protein sequence MSSLWQQEVSGYSPCVEIDSSCARRSNDRLGSPSWLKQEHDDVRIIKWESFQAATSADVVQDNTPSSAMSTSSHLESLPPKVLLTMTRLQCMLESKQERIAALERQVEDLMQDRKFLRSQIENLTRSRSFASPGPATEVSKANKGAHPEAKSRKRDRASSNSSASGDSGSEASDSSVMSAASSELRRKKHHKEKKRSKKGKDYCRKRATGVQYVIHRYKQVLSAFIKKKSMSEAFRHLCIDRNTIANTASIAELHLAGKDVAPLVGTFRPGEETLVSYAQRCTLAIDSDAELSRRIDHMKANGQLLPISGKRSRLLHSHLPPLGGVTESILIG from the exons ATGTCGTCCTTGTGGCAGCAGGAAGTGTCAGGTTATTCGCCCTGCGTGGAGATCGATTCAAGTTGTGCGAGAAGGAGCAATGACAGACTCGGCTCGCCATCCTGGCTGAAGCAGGAGCACGATGACGTCCGTATCATCAAATGGGAGAGCTTCCAAGCTGCGACCTCAGCAGATGTGGTTCAAGACAATACGCCCAGCAGCGCCATGTCAA CTTCTTCTCACCTTGAGAGCTTGCCTCCGAAGGTCCTGCTGACTATGACCAGGTTGCAGTGCATGCTGGAGAGTAAACAAGAACGTATCGCCGCCTTGGAGCGCCAGGTGGAAGATCTGATGCAGGACCGCAAGTTCCTACGGAGTCAAATTGAGAACCTGACTAGAAGTCGCTCCTTTGCATCACCTGGTCCCGCCACAGAAG TGTCAAAGGCCAACAAAGGAGCTCACCCAGAGGCTAAATCTCGAAAAAGAGACAGAGCGTCCTCAAATTCTTCTGCCAGCGGCGATAGCGGGTCCGAAGCATCGGACTCATCCGTCATGTCTGCAGCTTCCAGTGAGCTCAGAAGAAAGAAGCACCATAAGGAGAAGAAGAGGTCCAAGAAAGGCAAAGACTACTGTAGAAAGAGAG CCACCGGGGTGCAGTACGTCATCCACCGCTACAAGCAGGTGCTCTCCGCTTTCATCAAAAAGAAGAGCATGAGCGAAGCCTTTCGCCACCTCTGCATCGACCGCAACACCATCGCCAACACGGCCTCCATCGCCGAGCTCCACCTGGCCGGCAAGGACGTGGCGCCGCTGGTGGGCACGTTTCGCCCCGGCGAGGAAACATTGGTGAGCTACGCTCAAAGGTGCACGCTGGCCATCGACAGCGACGCCGAACTCTCGCGCAGGATCGACCACATGAAGGCCAACGGTCAGCTGCTGCCCATCTCGGGGAAAAGGTCCAGGTTGTTGCATTCTCACCTCCCACCACTCGGGGGAGTCACAGAAAGCATTTTGATAGGGTGA
- the anxa13 gene encoding annexin A13 isoform X2 — MGNCQPTIVPYEDFDVHADIKAIRKACKGLGTDEQAIIDILANRSSDQRQEIKQAYYDKYDDLVDVLKSELSGNFEKAILAMLDPPIVYAVKELRRAMKGAGTDEDVLVEILCTATNADVAMFKECYFQVHERDLEADIEGDTSGDVRNLLMALLQGNRDESYEVDEALAEEDATCLFEAGEGRFGTDESTFSFILASRNYLQLQATFKVYEQLSGTEILDAIESETSGTLKRCYVALVRVAKNPQLYFARRLHDAMKGAGTDEDTLIRIIVVRSEYDLETIKDLYLEKYDVSLKDALKGECSGDFKRLLLAICH; from the exons ATGGGAAACTGCCAG CCCACCATCGTGCCCTACGAGGATTTTGACGTCCACGCCGACATCAAGGCCATCCGCAAAGCCTGCAAAGGACTGG GAACCGACGAGCAGGCCATCATCGACATCCTAGCCAACCGCAGCTCTGATCAACGTCAGGAAATCAAACAGGCGTATTATGACAAATATGACGAC CTGGTCGATGTCCTGAAGAGCGAGCTGTCGGGTAACTTTGAGAAGGCCATTCTGGCCATGCTGGACCCGCCCATCGTTTATGCCGTCAAGGAGCTGAGGAGGGCCATGAAGGGGGCGGGCACGGACGAGGACGTGCTGGTGGAGATCCTCTGCACCGCCACCAACGCg GATGTCGCCATGTTTAAGGAATGCTACTTTCAAG tGCACGAGCGTGACCTGGAAGCAGACATCGAGGGCGACACTAGCGGCGACGTCCGAAACTTGCTCATGGCTCTTCTGCAG GGCAACAGGGATGAAAGCTACGAGGTGGACGAGGCTCTTGCGGAGGAGGACGCCACCTGTCTCTTTGAG GCTGGCGAGGGCCGATTCGGAACCGACGAGTCCACCTTCAGCTTCATCCTGGCCTCCAGGAACTACCTGCAGCTCCAGGCCACCTTCAAGGTGTACGAGCAG TTGTCTGGCACCGAAATTCTGGACGCCATCGAGAGCGAGACTTCAGGCACCTTAAAGAGATGCTACGTCGCTCTCG TGAGAGTCGCCAAGAACCCGCAGCTGTACTTTGCCAGACGTCTTCACGATGCCATGAAGGGGGCGGGGACTGATGAGGACACGCTCATTCGCATTATTGTGGTCCGCTCTGAG TATGACCTGGAGACCATCAAAGACCTCTACCTGGAGAAGTACGACGTGTCCCTGAAAGACGCGCTGAAGGGCGAGTGCAGCGGCGACTTCAAGCGCCTCCTGTTGGCCATCTGCCACTGA